Below is a window of Hydrogenimonas sp. SS33 DNA.
CTGCATATCGATGGGGCTCAGTTTCCACTGTTTGAGGGGGTCTTTTTTGCGCGCTTCGAGGCGGCGCTTCTGCTCCTCTTTGGAGATGTCCAGATAGTATTTGATGAAGATCATCCCCGAGTGCACCAGCATCTGCTCGAAGCTTCCCACCTCGTCCATGAAGGCTTCGTACTCCTCTTTGGTGCAAAAGCCCATCACCGGCTCCACGCCGGCGCGGTTGTACCAGCTACGGTTGAAAAAGACCATCTCTCCCCCCGCAGGCAGATGGGGCACGTAGCGCTGGAAATACCAGGATTTCCTATCCCGGTCGCTGGGCTTTCCCAGGGCCACGGAGCGGGCCTCCCTGGGGCTCAGATGCTCCAGAAAGCGCTTGATGGTACCATCCTTGCCCGCAGCATCCCTCCCCTCGAAGACTACGCACACTTTGATGTCGTTCTCGATGACATAGCGCTGGAACTTCACCAGCTGCACCTGCAGATCGTAAAGCTGCTTTTTGTACTCTTTTTTCTTCATCGAATCATCCTTCTTGGACAGACATATCTTCCCAATGACCAATGACCAATGACCAATGACACTTCATCAAATCACATCCGTATGATACTTTTTACGATAATAGCGCAAAACCGCCATCTTGACCACATCGTTGAAGACGAACCAGGTCAGCGCGTACCCCCACATCGACAGTGCCCAGGCCCAGCCGATGGGCTGCATCAGCCCGAAACCGTAGACGGCGATGATGGTCCCCGCCACCCGGCTGGAGAAGGTGGCGTTGAAAAGCGTCCAGCTCGGCCAGGGACGCTTCCAGAACCAGTCGTCGATCCGGGTGTTGTAGATGGTGCCGTGGCCGGCGATGACCAGCTTGGCGAAGAAGGCCGACTGCACGAACTCCAGGGGCACGTGCATGACCGAAATGAGGATCCAGAAGAGCAGGAACGAAGAGAGCACCCCGGCCAATCCCAGCCAGCTCGCCAGAACGAAGATCTCCTTCATATCCCAGCGCACCGGCTTTTCCCGTATCTTGGTATGGTCGTAGGCGATCGTCATGATCGGGATGTCGTTGAGCAGCGCCAGGACGATAATCATGATCGCCGTGATGGGATAGAAGTCGTAGATGACGATGGCAAGAGTCATGAAGATGATGATGCGGATCGTCTCCGCGATACGGAAGATGGTGTAGCTCTTCATCCGCTCGAAAATCTTACGCGCCTCTTTGATGGCATCCACGATCACCCGCAGGCCCGGCGCCATCAGCACGATGGCCGCCGCCGCACGGGCCGCGTCGGTGGCCCCGCTGACAGCGATACCGCAGTCGGCCTTTTTGAGCGCCGGCGCGTCGTTGACCCCATCGCCGGTCATCCCCACAATGTGATCGGCCTTCTGCAACTCGTCGACGATGAAGTACTTGTCTTCGGGGAAGACCTGGGCGAAACCGTTAGCCTGCTCGATGGCGGCGATGATCTCGCTCTCATGCTTCTTGACCGTCCCTTTGGGGATGGGCATGTTGTAGAGTTCCCGCTTCACCTTCTTCATGATGGCGTCGACCTGCTTTTGCACCTCTTCGTCGGTCGCATCGGGGTGCATCTGCTCGGCGATCGCTTTGGCCAAAACCTGGGAGAGATAGAGGTATTCGGTGATCGACTCGCCCTTGAGTTCCCGAACATCTTTGATGTTGTCGCCGATGCCCAGAATCTTGGCGATGTACTTGGCCACGGCGATATTGTCGCCGGTAACCATCTTGACCTCGACCCCTTTGGCTTTGGCCTCGGCGATCGCCTCCTTGGAGTCGGGGCGCGGCGGGTCGAAAAGAGGAATCAGCCCCACGAAATGGTAGAGGTCCTCTTCGCATTTGCGGTAGGCGACCCCAAGGGTGCGGAAACCCTTTTCCGCAAAGGCTTCGACCTGTGCATAGGCGGCCTTTTTGTCGAACTCCTTCTCGTCGCACTGTTCGATGATCACCTGGGGCGCGCCCTTGGTATAGACCATGCACTCCCCGGTTTTGTAAAGCCCTTCGGTCCGTTTGTGCACCGGGTCGAAGGGGAGAAATTTGGCCAGTTTGTGCGTAGCGAGTTTGTTGCGGAGTTTGTGGGCGTCGATATATTCGAAGATCGGTTTTTCTATGGGATCGTTGTTCTCCTCTTTGCTCGCCAGGGCGGCGTAGAGCATCAGGGTATCGGGGTCGTATTTTTCGATGACGTAGGGATCGGCCAGGCTCATCTTGTTCTGGGTCAGGGTACCGGTCTTGTCGGAACAGAGCACATCCATCCCCGCCATCTCTTCGATGGAGGCCAGCTTGCTCACAATCGCCTGCTTGGCCGCCAGCACCCTCGCCCCGATGGCCATCGTCACCGTCAGAACGGCCGGCATCGCCACGGGGATGGCCGAGATGGTCAGCACCAGGGCAAAGATGAGCAGATCAACGGTGGGCTGATGGGTGCGAAGACCGTGCCAGATGATGATGGCGATCATGACGATGGTGACGTAGATGAGGAAATTGCCCACTTTGATGACCATCTGCTGGAAGTGGCTGCGCTCTTCCCGCTCCGCCTTGGCCACCAGCCCGACGGTCTTGCCGAAATAGGTGTTTTTACCTGTGGCGGTGATCTGGGCGATCATCTCGCCCTGCTTGATGATGGCGTTGGCGTAGAGTTCGTCGCCCGCTTTCTTGTCCACCGGGAGCGATTCGCCCGTCAGGGCCGACTGATCCACCAGCAGGAAATCCCCGCCGCCCAGCAGCTTGGCGTCGGCGGGGACGATGTCGCCGATCTTGACCTTGATAATGTCGCCGGGAACCACCTCTTTGGCGTCGATCTCCTGCCATTTGCCGTCGCGTAGCACGAGGGCCTTACGGGCAAGCTTCTTCTTGAGCACGGCGATGGCGCTGAGGGCCTTGGACTCCTGGTAGAAATCGACGATGGCATTGACCAGCAGCAGCACCATGATGATGGTGAAATCCTCCCAGCGTCTCGCCAGGGCGGAGAGAACGGCCGCCGTTTCGATCATCCAGGGGATAGGTCCCCAGAAACGGCGAAAGAGCCGATGCCACCAACTCTCCTCTTTCTCTTCGATAGCATTGGGGCCGTACTGGGCCAGGCGCTTTTGCGCCTCATCACTCGTGAGACCCTTCAACGCGATCGGATCAAATTTTTTGGAGGTATCGGCATCGGAACTTTTTTCGACGGTTGAAGAACTTTCCGCAGAGGTGGAAACTTCACTCTTTTGGGAATCTGCCGATCGCTCGTCACCATTTCCTGATTGCGGCGCGGTTTCGGTTTCCGGCTCTTTTGGGGGAGTTCCGGAGACCTGACTCTTTTTTCCGCCGCGATTTCTCTTGCTCATCTATCTGCCTTTCACACTTCTGGGTTCACGCCTACAGCAGGCCGTGCATCATCAGTTCGAAATAACTCCAACGAATCAGGTGCAGGTCCAGCTCCCACCATATCCATCGGGGGACCGTCGGGTCCAGGGGAAAGGTAGGCGCGGGACCATTGCGGTCGTATTCGATCAGCATCTCCCGGCCGTAGCGTGTCTTGACGGGAACAGCGGTATAACCGGTATATTTGGTATCGAGCTTGCGCCCTTCGAGGTAGTTGGCCACATTGTCCTGGATGACGATGGCCATATCCCGTGTAGCCGCTCCGCTTTTGGCAGGCAGCGCCGCCACGTCTCCCAGGGCGAAGACATTGGGGTAGCGTTTGTGCTGCAGCGTCACCGGGTCGACCTCGACGAAACCCGCACGCTCGCCCGTCTGCATCGAGAGGTCGGAATCGGCCACACATGCAGGGGCGGAGATGGGCGGAGTGATATGCAAAAAGTCGTACCCGATATCTTTGGTGCCTTTATCGCTTTCTAAGGTCGCTTTTTTGGCTTTGACATCCACAGCCGTCAATTCGGTGCCCACCCGAAGTTCGACGTTTTTCTCTTTTGCCAGAATCGCCCGAACCGCCTTGTCGAAGGGTTTGGAGGCGATGAGATAATCGTTTCCCGCCGCCAGCGTGATCTTCACATTGCGTGAGACGTCACCGCTGCCGCCCGGCCCTTTCCCCCGAAAAAGATCGAGCCCAAGCAGCAGAATGTCCAAAGAGGCGTTCTGGGCTTTCACGTCGCCTGCCGGAATGGTAAAGAGTACCTTTTGCTCCTTCGTCCGTGCCGCTTCGGCAATCCGTTCCAGCCACTGTCTCGTCTGCTCTCCGCCGTCCGCTTCTCCTTTGCCTGTGTGGTTGAAATAGACACTGACGATGCCGTTGCGCCCCAGATTTTCCTCATTCAGGCCGTCGATCATTTCGAAATCGTGTTTGACCCCGGTAGCCACTACAAGAACGTCGTAGGGAATCTTGCCGCTCTTTTGGGTCTCCACCCGGTTGTTCTCCGGGTCGATGGCGGTTACGCGGTCCTGCACCCATTTGACGCCGTCGGGCATCAGCTCCGCCGTGCTTCTGCGGTTGTCCGCCTGTCTATAAAGACCCGCAGCCACGAAAACCTGCCCGCTCTGGTAGAGGTGGACGGCATTGGGCGTGACAACCGTGATTTTGGCCTTGGGCGCGGCGCGTCGGAGCCTGGCCGCCGCGTCGATCCCGCCCGTTCCGCCGCCGACAATGAGGATGCGGGCCGCTTTTTTGCTGATGCCCGCCGTCAGTTTGCTCTCCGCCGCCGAGGCACCCCGGGATGCTCCCGCCAGCAACAGCGGCGCCGCGGCCGCGCCTTTCAGAAAATCTCTTCGGCCAAGCATTTTGCCGCGCCGGCCGTTTATATTAGATGATATCTTCATGATATCTCCTTCGGTAGTATTTGATCACGAGCATTTTGACCGAATCGTTGAAGACGAACCACACAAGGGCGTAGAGCCAGATGAAGATCGCCATCCCCCACCCGATGGGAGCCATAAGATCGAAGCCGTAGACTCCGACGACGGTTCCGATAACGGCCGTCGCCTGGGAGGTCCAGAAAAGTTTACCCGAGGGCCAGGGCTTTCGCCAAAACCAGTCGTCGATACGGGTGTTGAAGATGGTGTTGTGGCCGGCGACGATCAGCTTCACGAAAAAGAGCGACTGCACATAATCGAGGGGCAGATGCATCACCGCCATGGCGATGTAGAAAAGGGTGAAGGAGGAGAGAACCCCCGCGATCCCCAGCCAGCTGGAGAGAATGAGCATCTCCCGCATATCCCAGCGCACCGGATGCACCCGCACCTTGGTGTTGTCGGTTGCGATCATCAGGATCGGCAGGTCATTAAGCAGCGCCAGCAGAATGATCATGATGGCCGTGACGGGATAGAAGTTGAAGATGACGATCGCCAGGGTCATGAAGATGATGATACGGATTGTCTCTGCGATGCGGTAGATCGTATAGCTCTTCATCCGCTCGAAAGTGACACGTGCCTCTTTGATGGCATCGACGATCACCCGCAGACCCGGCGCCATCAGGACGATGTCGGCCGCGGCACGGGCCGCGTCGGTGGCCCCGCTGACGGCGATGCCGCAGTCGGCCTTTTTGAGCGCCGGGGCGTCGTTAACCCCGTCGCCGGTCATCCCGACGATATGATCTGCCTTCTGCAGCTCGTCGACGATGAAGTATTTGTCCTCGGGGAAAACCTGGGCGAAGCCGTTGGCCTGCTCGATGGCGGCGATAATCTCACTTTCGTGCTTCTTGACGCTCCCTTTGGGAAGCGGCATGTTGTAGAGTTCGCGCTTGACCCACTTGAGGATGTCCTGGATGGTCCTTTCCCGCTCCTCGTCGCTCAGGTCCGGGCGGAGCTTTCGGGTCAATGCTTCGGTGAGAACTTTGGAAAGATAGATGTACTCTTCGACCGATTCGCCCTTGAGCTCGTGGACATCTTTGATATTGCCTCCGATACCCAGCAGCGAAGCGATGTATTTGGCCACGGCGATATTGTCGCCGGTGACCATCTTGACCTCGACCCCTTTGGCCTTCGCCTCGGCAATCGCCTCTTTGGAATCCTCCCGCGGTGGGTCGAAGAGAGGGATGAGCCCCACGAAGTGGTAGAAGTCCTCTTCACAGTTACGGTAGGCGACGCCCAGTGTCCGGAAACCCTTTTCGGCGAAGGCTTCCACCTGGGCATAGGCGGCCTTTTTGTCGAACTCCTCCTCTTTGCACTGTTCGATGATGACCTGGGGCGCCCCCTTGGTGTAGACGATACACTCCTTCTCGTCTTTGTAGATCCCTTCGGTCCGTTTGTGCACCGGATCGAAGGGAAGGAATTTGTAGAGAGTGTGCCCTTTGAGTTTGTCCCGCAGTTTGTGGTTGTCGATATAGTCGAAAATCGGTTTTTCGATGGGATCGTGGTTCTCCTCCTTGCTCGCAAGGGCGGCATAGACCATCAGCTCATCCGGGTTATGGCCCTCGGCGACGTAGGGGTCCGCCAGGGTCATGCGGTTTTGCGTCAGGGTTCCGGTCTTGTCGGAACAGAGAATGTCCATTCCCGCCATTTCCTCGATGGCCGCCAGACGGGTGACGATCGCCTCTTTCGCAGCGAGAATCCGCGCCCCGACCGCCATCGTGACCGTCAGGACCGCCGGCATCGCCACCGGAATTGCCGAAATGGTCAACACCAGGGAGAAGATGAGCAGTTCCACCGGCGATTCGTGTCTCTTGAACCCGACCAGCAGGATGATCGCGATCATGACGATCGTCACGGCGATGAGGAAGTCGCCCACCTGGATGACCATCTTCTGGAAGTGGCTCCGCTCTTCCCGCTCTGCCTTGGCTACCAGTCCCACCGTCTTGCCGAAGTAGGTATGGATGCCCGTCGCCGTCACCAGGGCGATCATCTCCCCCTGTTTGACGATGCCGTTGGCGTAGAGTTCGTCACCCGGTTTTTTCGTCACCGGAAGCGATTCACCCGTCAGCGCCGACTGGTCCACCAGCAGGAAGTCCCCACCGCCCAGCAGTTTGGCGTCGGCGGGAACGATGTCGCCGATCTTAATCTTGATCACATCCCCGGGTACGATCTCCCTGGCCGGTATTACCTGCCATTTGCCGTCGCGAAGCACCAGCGCCTGCCGCGCCAGCTTCTGTTTCAAAACCGCGATGGCATTGAGGGCTTTGGACTCCTGGTAGAAGTCGACGACGGCGTTGACCAGCAGAAGGATGACGATGATTGTGAACTCTTCCCAGTGGCGCACTGCCGCCGCCAGGATCGCCGCCACTTCGATCATCCAGGGAATGGGGCCCCAAAAACGTCGGAAAAGGCGGTGCCACCAGCTCTCCTCCTTCTCCTTGATTTCGTTGTAGCCGTATTTTTTCAGACGCTCCTGCGCCTCCTCATTCGTCAGACCCCTGACATTTTCGACCGGTTCACTCCCGCTCTTGTTCCTATCGTCGGTTTGGACATCAGATTTTTCCGGTACATGTTCCTTTGCCTTATCCATTGTCCGCTCCTAAACGTAGATTTTCTCTTCCGGTGCGACGATATGGGCCCTTTTACCCATCTTTTCGCCGATCACCTTCCGCAAAACCTTCTGTTTGTCATATTCGCCGTGAATCAGGAATATTTTCCCCAGTCTGTCGAAACTTTTCATCCACTCGATCAGGCCGCTCTGGTCGGCATGGGCGGAGAAGCCGTTGATGGTGTGGATACTGGCGCGGATCAGAATCTCTTCATGGTAGATGCGGATATGCCGCTCCCCGTTGATGATGCGCCTTCCAAGGGTCCCCTCGGCCTGGTAGCCGACGAAAAGGAGCGCGTTTCTCTCGTTCCAGAGGCGGTGCTTGAAGTGGTGCAGTATCCGCCCGCCCGTGCACATCCCGCTGCCGGCGATGATGATGCAGCCGCTGTCGATGTCGTTGATCTTCTTCGAATCTTCCACATCCGGGGTATAGCGGACATAGGGAAAGTCGAAAATCGTCCCGTCGCGCTTGAGGTATTCGTTGCACTCTTCGCTCAACTCCTCATGGTAGGCATCGTAAAGGCGGGTCGCCCGTATCGCCATCGGTGAATCGATGAAGATCTGGCACTCCGGCAACTCCTTGCTGTCGTACATCTGTTTCAGCAGGCAGAGAATCTCCTGGGTCCGTTCGATGGCGAAGGAGGGGATGAGGACGTTCCCCCTGTTCAAGAGCGTATTGATGATCACATCCTTGAACTCCGCCACACTCTCCTCGATGCCCTTGTGGTCCCGGTCACCGTAGGTCGATTCGATATAGAGGATGTCGGCCTCTTTCACTGTCACCGGGTCGGGCATGACCATGTCGTTGTGGTTTCCGAGGTCACCGCTGAAGACCAGCTTTTCACTCCCTTCTTTCGTCGTCACATCCAGTTCGATCGTCGCCGAGTCGAGAATGTGCCCCGCGTCGCGGAAGGTTGCCACGACCCCCTTGGCGATTTCGACCGGCTTGTTGTACCGGACGAAGGTCATGGGCAGGTCGTACACGGCAGCCACGTCATCCGTGGTATAGAGGGGCTTTCGCACGCTCGCTTCCGCTCCGCGCCGCTGGGCCTTTTTGAAGCGGGTATGGTACTCCTCCTCCATCAGTTTCGCACTATCCAGAAGTACCACTTCCGCCAGGTCCATCGTCGATTTGAGGGTGATGATGCGCCCCCGGAACCCCTCCCTCACCAACTTGGGAATCCGACCCACATGGTCCAGGTGGGCATGGGTGACCAGCAGGATGTCCACATGCCTGGGATTGAATCCGAAGGGTTCGTAGTTTCGCTCCTCCACCGTCCCCTGGAACATTCCGCAGTCGATGAGAATGGTCGGCCCGTGGTCGATCTGGTAGAGATGGCAGGAACCCGTCACCACCTCCGCCGCCCCGAAGGAGCGGATAATGCCAGTTTTGGCGAATCGCTGTTTCATGAATTTTCCTTTTTCAGTATTTGTTTTTTTAGAAGGTGCAGTGTCTCGTCGAATTCGTAGAGAATGGGTATCCCCGTGGGAATCTCCACTTTCACCACCTCTGCCGGCGTCAGATGTTCGATGGCCATGGTCAGCGCCCGAAGGGAATTGCCGTGGGCACTGACCAGGACCGTTTTGTTTCGGGCCAGTTCGGGGGCGATGCGTTCGGCGAAGTAGTTGAGGCTCCGTTTGCGCGTATCTTTGAGCGATTCGCTCCTGGGCAATAACGACGGGTCTAGAGAGCGGTATTTGGGGTCGAATTCGGGCCCTCTCGGGTCCCCCGGCGGCAGCGGGGGCGGCGGTGTGTCGTAACCGCGGCGGATGGCGATGAAAGTTTCTTCTCCTACCTCTTTCTTGATAGCATCCTTGTTGTGCCGCTGCCAGGCGCCGTAGTGCCGTTCGTTGATCTTCCAGCTCTTGATGAGATCGATATGCTCCCACTCCATCTCCCGCAGCGCGATCTGCGCTGTATGGATGGCCCGCTTGAGCCAGGAGGTGAAACAGATACCGGGGAAAAGATCGTTTTCGGCGAGGATCTTCCCCGCTTCCGCCGCCTCCGCTCTCCCCTCTTCACTCAGGTCGATGTCGGTCCAACCGGTAAAGAGGTTCTCCTTGTTGTAGAGGCTCTGTCCGTGACGCAGCAGGATGAGTTTGCCCACTTTCGATCCTTTTTGAGGTTGGATAGGATTATTCTATCACTGAAGTGGTAAACAAAGATTAACGCTCGTAAAGTTTTTGGGCTTGTCAGAGAGGTTCTTGCGTCACAACCTGTCTGCATAGTAGGAGCTGCGGACCAGTATCCCCGATGCCACCGCCTCGAAACCGATGGCCAGGGCTTTGGTTTCGAGCCTTTCAAAAAACTCCGGTGGAAAGTAGCGGACCACCGGCGCATGTTTGGGTGTGGGCTGCAGATACTGGCCGAGGGTCAGTTGGCGCACCCCGGCTTGGTAGAGCTCTTCCATCGTTTCGATCAGCTCCTCTTCGCTCTCTCCCAGCCCCGCCATCAGCGAACTCTTGACGGGTCCGTCAAAACGTTCGGCATAGTAGCGTAACACCTGTAAGGAGCAGTCGTAATCGCTCTGGGGGCGGATAAGGGGCGAGAGACGCCGCACCGTCTCTTCGTTGTGGGCCAGCTTGTCGGGCGCCGCGGCGATGACCCGATCCAGCGCCATCCTGTCGCCCCTAAAATCGGGAGTCAGCAGCTCGACCTTCACCCCCGGTGCTGTTTCACGGATCGCCCGCACCACGGCGGCAAACTGGCCGCTGCCGTAATCTTTCAGGTCATCCCGGTCCACCGAGGTGATCACCGCATAGCGCAGCCCAAGCTCCCTGATCGCCTTCGCCACCCGCTGCGGCTCCGTAGGGTCGGGCGGCGCTCCCCTCCCCGTCTTCACATTGCAAAATCGGCACGCCCGGGTGCAGGTATCCCCCAAAATCATAAAGGTCGCCGTCCCGCGGTGGTAACACTCCGTCCGGTTGGGGCAGGCACTCTCTTCACAGACCGTCGTCAAGGTATTTTGGCGCAGAATTTCGTTGGTCGAAGCGATGAGATGGGGGTCGGGGGCTTTGACTTTGGGTTTATAAGGTTTCATCGAATGCTTTACAGAGATGTTCCGTCAGTGAATCTTCCACCGCCGCGATAGAAATATCACACCCCTCCGCCCTCAATGATGTCGGCACGATCCCCTCCAACCCGCAGGGGTTGACCCGGCTGTGAAAGGCCAGATCCACATCGACATTCAGCGCCACGCCGTGGAGGCTCACACCGCTTCTATAACGAAAGCCAAGGGAAGCGATTTTGCGGTTTTCGATGTAAAAGCCCGGGGTTTCCCTGTTATAGCGTGCCGGCACCTTCAACAGATCGAATAGCGCTTCGTAGGCCCGTACTACCCTCCGATAGAAGAGAGCCGGCTGCGGAGCCTGAAAACAGAAGTAGGCCACCAGCTGCCCGGGGCTGTGACAGGTGACGGAGCCGCCGCGGTCGGTGCGGAGGGTCGGTACGGGCCAGCTGCCGTTGTCGTCCCGGCCGACGGTGAATACATCGGGATGTTGGCAGAAGATCAGATGGTTTTGGCCGTCCCGGCAGGCCTGGGCGTGGACTTCGTCCATCTGCTTTCGGGCGGTTTCGTAGTCGATGAGGCCCCAGTGGTGGAGGATCATTTCAAATCATCAAGCATACGGGAGATTGTATTTTGCAGCGGTTCGACATGTTCCTTGCAAATCCCGAAAATCACCTCGGCATCCATATCGAAATAATGGTGGGAAAGAAGATCACGAATTCCTTTGATCGACTTCCAATCGATTTCCGGATATTGGGCGAGAAGTTTCCGGCCGGTGATTTTGTCGATGTTCTTTAGCGCTTCGCCAATCGCGATCAAACGCATACAAATACTGTCAAGTTTTATCAAACCCTCATCATTTTGTAAAAAGTCATCAGCAATTTTCGCATAAGAACAGCGCTTTTTGACAAGAGAGATCGAATCATTGATCTGTTGAAGTATCTCGATAACCAGTGATTTATCGTAAGACACGGATACCCTCTCTTTCAATGCGACGTTTGAGATAGGGATTCATACGGTCCCAGAGCCGAACGAGATCGACGGGTTTGTCGAGATCCTTTTCGATCATCTCTTTCACCGCCACCAGAGAAGAGAGTTTGGGAGGCATTTCTACAAAAATGTCTATGTCGCTCTTCTCCGTCGCTTCATCACGGGCATAACTGCCGAAAAAGCCGATAGCAGTCACTCCGTATCGTTCCTGCAAAACGGGATAGCGCTGCTGGAGATACTCAAGAATCTCTTTTTTCGTCATGCAATAATTATATCAAAGGCGTAAAAACGCCTTCTCCAGCGATTCGCTGAAGGTGGGGTGGGCCAGAATGGTGCGTTTGGCGGTGGCGATATCCAGCTCGCCCCCCAGGGCCATGGCGACGGTGGCGATGAGCTCTTCGGCATTGGGGGCGAAGATCTCCCCGCCGGCGATGAAGCCTTCTGCATCGGCGTAGACCACCATCACACCCAAGTGCGCGTCGTGGGTTTCGGCGAAGGGCAGGCCCGCCAGGGGCACGACGCTTTCGCTGTATCTCTCCTCCGCTTTTTCGAAATCGGTGCGGACGTTGCCCACCAGGGCGTAGGAGCACGGCAGGGTATGGATGAATTTGACGATGCGCTCCAGCCTGATAGGCTCGGGGGCCTTGCCCAGGATGCGCTTGACCACGTAGAGCACCTCGGCCCTTGCGGCGTGGGCCAGCTGGAGCTTGCCGTTGCAGTCGCCGATGGCGTAGTGGTCCGCCAGGGAAGTCTCGAAATGTATGTCGGTTTCGATCCCCTTGCGCCCCACGGCGATCTCTGGCGTCTGAACGATGTCGGTGACGGCGTGGCGGCCGGTGGCGACCAGCAGGGTGGGCACGTAGTGCTCGCTACCCTCTTTGAAGGTGATGTGCACACCCCGTTTGGTGTTTTTGGCGGTGGCGATCTCGCTGTTTGGCCGCAGCGTGACACCCAGGCTCTCCATCTGTTTCAAAGCGTTGGCGGAGATCATCGGATGGGCCCGGCGCAGCAGGGTGTCGTGGCGCCAGATCAGCTCGGTGGGCACGCCGGCGGCGGCGAAGAAGCTCGCCATCTCCAGGCCGATGGCCCCGTCACCGTAGACGGCGATCTTTTCGGGCAAGGCGCGCATGTTGAGCACTTCGTCGCTGGTGATGACCCCTTCGCCGTCGTAGTCGATCCCCTCCGGGATGAAGGGGTGGGAGCCGGTTCCGATGACGATGTGGCGT
It encodes the following:
- a CDS encoding plasma-membrane proton-efflux P-type ATPase, with translation MDKAKEHVPEKSDVQTDDRNKSGSEPVENVRGLTNEEAQERLKKYGYNEIKEKEESWWHRLFRRFWGPIPWMIEVAAILAAAVRHWEEFTIIVILLLVNAVVDFYQESKALNAIAVLKQKLARQALVLRDGKWQVIPAREIVPGDVIKIKIGDIVPADAKLLGGGDFLLVDQSALTGESLPVTKKPGDELYANGIVKQGEMIALVTATGIHTYFGKTVGLVAKAEREERSHFQKMVIQVGDFLIAVTIVMIAIILLVGFKRHESPVELLIFSLVLTISAIPVAMPAVLTVTMAVGARILAAKEAIVTRLAAIEEMAGMDILCSDKTGTLTQNRMTLADPYVAEGHNPDELMVYAALASKEENHDPIEKPIFDYIDNHKLRDKLKGHTLYKFLPFDPVHKRTEGIYKDEKECIVYTKGAPQVIIEQCKEEEFDKKAAYAQVEAFAEKGFRTLGVAYRNCEEDFYHFVGLIPLFDPPREDSKEAIAEAKAKGVEVKMVTGDNIAVAKYIASLLGIGGNIKDVHELKGESVEEYIYLSKVLTEALTRKLRPDLSDEERERTIQDILKWVKRELYNMPLPKGSVKKHESEIIAAIEQANGFAQVFPEDKYFIVDELQKADHIVGMTGDGVNDAPALKKADCGIAVSGATDAARAAADIVLMAPGLRVIVDAIKEARVTFERMKSYTIYRIAETIRIIIFMTLAIVIFNFYPVTAIMIILLALLNDLPILMIATDNTKVRVHPVRWDMREMLILSSWLGIAGVLSSFTLFYIAMAVMHLPLDYVQSLFFVKLIVAGHNTIFNTRIDDWFWRKPWPSGKLFWTSQATAVIGTVVGVYGFDLMAPIGWGMAIFIWLYALVWFVFNDSVKMLVIKYYRRRYHEDII
- the ppk2 gene encoding polyphosphate kinase 2; translated protein: MKKKEYKKQLYDLQVQLVKFQRYVIENDIKVCVVFEGRDAAGKDGTIKRFLEHLSPREARSVALGKPSDRDRKSWYFQRYVPHLPAGGEMVFFNRSWYNRAGVEPVMGFCTKEEYEAFMDEVGSFEQMLVHSGMIFIKYYLDISKEEQKRRLEARKKDPLKQWKLSPIDMQAQKMWKKYSKYRDRMFERTSFVFAPWHMVHSDDKKTARINVIKHFLSQVDYPGKDEKLLVYDNDVVCEFDPVCYDKGLIAP
- a CDS encoding plasma-membrane proton-efflux P-type ATPase, which codes for MSKRNRGGKKSQVSGTPPKEPETETAPQSGNGDERSADSQKSEVSTSAESSSTVEKSSDADTSKKFDPIALKGLTSDEAQKRLAQYGPNAIEEKEESWWHRLFRRFWGPIPWMIETAAVLSALARRWEDFTIIMVLLLVNAIVDFYQESKALSAIAVLKKKLARKALVLRDGKWQEIDAKEVVPGDIIKVKIGDIVPADAKLLGGGDFLLVDQSALTGESLPVDKKAGDELYANAIIKQGEMIAQITATGKNTYFGKTVGLVAKAEREERSHFQQMVIKVGNFLIYVTIVMIAIIIWHGLRTHQPTVDLLIFALVLTISAIPVAMPAVLTVTMAIGARVLAAKQAIVSKLASIEEMAGMDVLCSDKTGTLTQNKMSLADPYVIEKYDPDTLMLYAALASKEENNDPIEKPIFEYIDAHKLRNKLATHKLAKFLPFDPVHKRTEGLYKTGECMVYTKGAPQVIIEQCDEKEFDKKAAYAQVEAFAEKGFRTLGVAYRKCEEDLYHFVGLIPLFDPPRPDSKEAIAEAKAKGVEVKMVTGDNIAVAKYIAKILGIGDNIKDVRELKGESITEYLYLSQVLAKAIAEQMHPDATDEEVQKQVDAIMKKVKRELYNMPIPKGTVKKHESEIIAAIEQANGFAQVFPEDKYFIVDELQKADHIVGMTGDGVNDAPALKKADCGIAVSGATDAARAAAAIVLMAPGLRVIVDAIKEARKIFERMKSYTIFRIAETIRIIIFMTLAIVIYDFYPITAIMIIVLALLNDIPIMTIAYDHTKIREKPVRWDMKEIFVLASWLGLAGVLSSFLLFWILISVMHVPLEFVQSAFFAKLVIAGHGTIYNTRIDDWFWKRPWPSWTLFNATFSSRVAGTIIAVYGFGLMQPIGWAWALSMWGYALTWFVFNDVVKMAVLRYYRKKYHTDVI
- a CDS encoding MBL fold metallo-hydrolase, with the protein product MKQRFAKTGIIRSFGAAEVVTGSCHLYQIDHGPTILIDCGMFQGTVEERNYEPFGFNPRHVDILLVTHAHLDHVGRIPKLVREGFRGRIITLKSTMDLAEVVLLDSAKLMEEEYHTRFKKAQRRGAEASVRKPLYTTDDVAAVYDLPMTFVRYNKPVEIAKGVVATFRDAGHILDSATIELDVTTKEGSEKLVFSGDLGNHNDMVMPDPVTVKEADILYIESTYGDRDHKGIEESVAEFKDVIINTLLNRGNVLIPSFAIERTQEILCLLKQMYDSKELPECQIFIDSPMAIRATRLYDAYHEELSEECNEYLKRDGTIFDFPYVRYTPDVEDSKKINDIDSGCIIIAGSGMCTGGRILHHFKHRLWNERNALLFVGYQAEGTLGRRIINGERHIRIYHEEILIRASIHTINGFSAHADQSGLIEWMKSFDRLGKIFLIHGEYDKQKVLRKVIGEKMGKRAHIVAPEEKIYV
- a CDS encoding FAD-dependent oxidoreductase, with translation MKISSNINGRRGKMLGRRDFLKGAAAAPLLLAGASRGASAAESKLTAGISKKAARILIVGGGTGGIDAAARLRRAAPKAKITVVTPNAVHLYQSGQVFVAAGLYRQADNRRSTAELMPDGVKWVQDRVTAIDPENNRVETQKSGKIPYDVLVVATGVKHDFEMIDGLNEENLGRNGIVSVYFNHTGKGEADGGEQTRQWLERIAEAARTKEQKVLFTIPAGDVKAQNASLDILLLGLDLFRGKGPGGSGDVSRNVKITLAAGNDYLIASKPFDKAVRAILAKEKNVELRVGTELTAVDVKAKKATLESDKGTKDIGYDFLHITPPISAPACVADSDLSMQTGERAGFVEVDPVTLQHKRYPNVFALGDVAALPAKSGAATRDMAIVIQDNVANYLEGRKLDTKYTGYTAVPVKTRYGREMLIEYDRNGPAPTFPLDPTVPRWIWWELDLHLIRWSYFELMMHGLL